In the Ramlibacter tataouinensis TTB310 genome, one interval contains:
- a CDS encoding YeaH/YhbH family protein — protein sequence MALNDRSGRSALHQIIDRRLSGKNKSIGNRERFLRRYREQIRDSVRKAVGDRSIHNIEDGADISLPRRDVSEPVFHHGAGGSREMVHPGNQEYVRGDKIPRPRGGGGGGGSGSASPDGSSEDDFTFRITREEFMNYFFDDLALPRLIRTQLLADAPEWKSRRAGFISEGNPTSLHVVRSMRVALGRRIAMGGEARTQLRRAEEMLEAMEARGDALPAEIAKLKQEIAELRQRLKRVPFIDPFDLRYRNRVREPLPTSKAAMFCLMDVSGSMDEARKDLAKRFFILLYLFLSRHYKQTDVIFIRHHTQAAEVPEDEFFHATESGGTVVSSALTLMNEIIRQRYMGSEWNIYGAQASDGDNWQQDSSKCREILNHKLLPLCRYFAYVQVADEDQNLWEEYTRVRDENPHFAMQKIVTPAQIFPVFRDLFKKNPVGTA from the coding sequence GTGGCACTCAATGACCGATCGGGGCGTTCAGCGCTCCACCAGATCATCGACCGGCGGTTGTCGGGCAAGAACAAGTCGATCGGCAACCGCGAGCGATTCCTGCGCCGCTACCGCGAGCAGATCCGCGACTCGGTGCGCAAGGCGGTGGGTGACCGCAGCATCCACAACATCGAGGACGGCGCGGACATCTCGCTGCCGCGGCGCGACGTGTCCGAGCCGGTTTTCCACCACGGCGCGGGCGGCAGCCGCGAGATGGTGCATCCAGGCAACCAGGAGTACGTGCGCGGCGACAAGATCCCGCGCCCGCGCGGCGGTGGCGGCGGTGGCGGCAGCGGCAGCGCCTCCCCGGACGGCAGCAGCGAGGACGACTTCACCTTCCGCATCACGCGGGAGGAGTTCATGAACTACTTCTTCGACGATCTGGCGCTGCCGCGGCTGATCCGCACCCAGCTGCTGGCCGACGCTCCGGAGTGGAAGAGCCGCCGCGCCGGCTTTATCTCGGAAGGCAATCCCACCAGCCTGCACGTGGTGCGCTCCATGCGCGTGGCGCTGGGGCGGCGCATCGCCATGGGAGGCGAGGCTCGCACGCAGCTGCGCCGGGCCGAGGAGATGCTGGAGGCCATGGAGGCGCGCGGTGACGCCCTGCCGGCCGAGATCGCCAAGCTGAAGCAGGAGATCGCCGAGCTGCGCCAGCGCCTCAAGCGCGTGCCCTTCATCGACCCGTTCGACCTGCGCTACCGCAACCGGGTGCGCGAGCCGCTGCCCACCAGCAAGGCCGCGATGTTCTGCCTGATGGACGTGTCCGGCTCCATGGACGAGGCCCGCAAGGACCTGGCCAAGCGCTTCTTCATCTTGCTGTACCTGTTCCTCAGCCGGCACTACAAGCAGACCGACGTGATCTTCATCCGCCACCACACCCAGGCCGCCGAGGTGCCGGAGGACGAGTTCTTCCACGCCACGGAATCGGGGGGCACGGTGGTCTCCAGCGCGCTCACGCTTATGAACGAGATCATCCGCCAGCGCTACATGGGCTCGGAGTGGAACATCTACGGCGCGCAGGCGTCGGACGGCGACAACTGGCAGCAGGACTCGAGCAAGTGCCGCGAGATCCTGAACCACAAGCTGCTGCCGCTGTGCCGCTACTTCGCCTACGTGCAGGTGGCCGACGAGGACCAGAACTTGTGGGAGGAGTACACCCGCGTGCGGGACGAGAACCCCCACTTCGCCATGCAGAAGATCGTGACGCCGGCGCAGATCTTCCCGGTGTTCCGCGACCTGTTCAAGAAAAACCCGGTGGGGACTGCCTGA